The following proteins are encoded in a genomic region of alpha proteobacterium U9-1i:
- a CDS encoding RNA polymerase sigma-70 factor has protein sequence MMANEAQLRAWVLAGLNGDEAAHRAFLGAAAGLLRAFFRNRLRGNPEDAEDLVQETLVALHTRRDTYDPTFPLTAWMYAIARYRLIDHLRRTKRRGAHDSIDDHEIGEADPDIDASDAKRDVNALLAKLPPKQRRAIELVKLEEKSVREAADLTGLSESDIKISIHRGMKALMRLMGRETEQSA, from the coding sequence ATGATGGCCAATGAAGCGCAGCTGCGGGCGTGGGTGCTCGCTGGCCTCAACGGGGATGAGGCCGCCCATCGTGCATTCCTCGGCGCGGCGGCGGGCTTATTGCGTGCATTTTTCCGCAACCGGCTGCGCGGCAATCCAGAGGATGCCGAGGACCTCGTGCAGGAGACGCTCGTGGCCTTGCACACGAGGCGCGACACCTATGACCCCACCTTCCCGCTCACGGCTTGGATGTACGCGATCGCACGCTACCGGCTGATCGATCATCTCCGCCGCACCAAAAGGCGCGGCGCCCACGATTCCATAGACGACCATGAGATCGGCGAAGCCGATCCCGACATCGACGCGAGCGACGCCAAGCGCGACGTAAACGCGCTGCTCGCAAAACTGCCCCCCAAGCAACGCCGCGCCATCGAACTGGTGAAGCTCGAAGAAAAAAGCGTGCGGGAGGCTGCGGATCTGACGGGCCTCAGCGAGTCCGACATCAAGATTTCCATTCATCGCGGCATGAAGGCGCTCATGCGCCTGATGGGCCGTGAAACGGAGCAAAGCGCGTGA
- a CDS encoding iron-uptake factor PiuC, whose protein sequence is MTHILRAVLSPEDLARVRQELDELTWKPGKRTAGPAARGVKENLQADGANSRTQALERFVADALRRHALFEIAARPAKLSRLLFSRYEPGMTYGTHTDDALMGQGDARIRTDLAFTIFLSDRGSYEGGALTIESSLGEQSIKLEAGDALLYPAGSIHQVAPVQQGVRLAAVGWLQSVIADPQQRELLFDLSIARSRLAEAGVAREDVLRLDKAVSNLLRMWAKP, encoded by the coding sequence ATGACCCACATCCTTCGCGCCGTTCTGTCACCCGAGGACCTCGCCCGCGTCCGCCAGGAACTCGACGAGCTGACCTGGAAGCCCGGCAAGCGCACCGCCGGCCCAGCCGCGCGCGGAGTGAAGGAAAACCTCCAGGCCGACGGCGCCAACAGCCGCACCCAAGCACTGGAGCGCTTCGTGGCCGACGCTTTGCGCCGGCACGCTCTCTTCGAAATTGCCGCGCGCCCGGCGAAGCTCAGCCGGCTTTTGTTCTCCCGTTACGAACCAGGCATGACCTACGGGACCCATACCGATGACGCGTTGATGGGGCAGGGCGACGCGCGAATTCGCACCGATCTCGCGTTCACGATTTTCCTCTCCGATCGTGGCAGCTACGAAGGCGGCGCGCTCACCATCGAGTCCTCGTTGGGAGAGCAATCCATCAAACTCGAAGCCGGCGACGCTTTGCTCTATCCGGCGGGGTCGATTCACCAAGTGGCGCCGGTGCAGCAAGGCGTGCGTCTCGCCGCCGTCGGTTGGCTGCAAAGCGTGATCGCCGATCCACAGCAGCGCGAGTTGTTGTTTGACCTTTCCATAGCGCGGTCGCGTCTCGCGGAGGCCGGCGTTGCGCGTGAGGATGTGTTGCGGCTCGACAAGGCGGTGTCGAACCTCTTGCGCATGTGGGCGAAGCCCTAA
- a CDS encoding electron transfer flavoprotein alpha subunit yields MALLVIAEHDNVSLKDATHKVVSAAKAMGGDIDVLVAGSNAGAVAAEAAKIDGVRKVLHADGATLAKQMAEPMEALIVPLAGGYDAILFPASTTGRNAAPRIAAKLDVAQVSGVIGIEGADTFVRGIYAGNALITVKDSQPKKVLTVQPTAFKAAGAGGSASVETVAAPAGPFKSAFVSEDMAKSDRPELAAAKRVVSGGRAMGSSDEFHKVLDPLADKLGAAVGASRAAVDAGYAPNDYQVGQTGKIVAPELYVAIGISGAIQHLAGMKDSKVIVAINKDEEAPIFQVADYGLVADYKTAVPELMDALTKAGV; encoded by the coding sequence ATGGCCCTGCTTGTTATCGCGGAGCACGACAACGTTTCCTTGAAGGACGCCACCCACAAGGTCGTCAGCGCCGCGAAGGCGATGGGCGGCGATATCGACGTGCTGGTCGCGGGCTCGAACGCCGGCGCCGTTGCAGCGGAAGCCGCCAAGATCGACGGCGTGCGTAAAGTGCTGCACGCCGACGGGGCGACGCTCGCCAAACAAATGGCCGAGCCGATGGAGGCGCTCATCGTGCCGCTCGCCGGCGGTTATGACGCGATCCTATTCCCCGCCTCCACCACCGGCCGCAATGCCGCGCCGCGCATTGCCGCGAAGTTGGACGTCGCGCAGGTGTCGGGCGTGATCGGGATTGAGGGCGCGGATACGTTCGTGCGCGGCATCTACGCCGGCAATGCGCTGATCACCGTGAAGGACAGCCAGCCAAAGAAAGTCCTCACCGTGCAGCCGACTGCGTTCAAAGCGGCGGGCGCCGGCGGCAGCGCTTCGGTTGAAACCGTCGCCGCGCCAGCAGGGCCGTTCAAGTCCGCGTTCGTGTCGGAGGACATGGCGAAGTCGGATCGTCCGGAATTGGCCGCTGCAAAGCGCGTCGTCTCGGGCGGCCGCGCCATGGGCTCGAGCGATGAGTTCCACAAAGTGCTCGACCCGCTGGCCGATAAGCTGGGCGCGGCGGTCGGCGCTTCGCGCGCGGCAGTCGACGCCGGCTACGCGCCGAACGACTATCAGGTCGGTCAAACCGGCAAGATCGTCGCGCCGGAGCTTTACGTCGCGATCGGCATTTCGGGGGCCATTCAACACCTCGCCGGCATGAAGGACTCGAAGGTCATCGTCGCCATCAACAAGGACGAGGAAGCGCCGATCTTCCAAGTCGCCGATTATGGTTTGGTGGCCGATTACAAGACCGCCGTGCCTGAGCTGATGGACGCGTTGACCAAAGCCGGCGTCTGA
- a CDS encoding extracytoplasmic function alternative sigma factor: MKTDQLIDMLARGVEPADRKQWVWRLAATLLGGLLIAALIVVIALGVRDDMAAARMPVMWKSVFSAFAAAMVLPLALRLARPGRPLGWRIAVVAIFVAAAILATVIALMGEAPQDRMDAWMGGGFPWCLVLVPVLAAPTAALLLWLIRGLAPTRLALTGAAIGAVSGGIGAMAYSMYCPVDSIAFVTTWYVAAIALCAALGGLIGSKFLRW, translated from the coding sequence GTGAAGACCGATCAACTCATCGACATGCTGGCGCGTGGGGTTGAGCCCGCCGACCGCAAGCAATGGGTGTGGCGTCTGGCGGCCACATTGCTGGGCGGCTTGCTGATTGCGGCTTTGATTGTCGTGATCGCTCTCGGGGTGCGCGACGACATGGCGGCCGCGCGGATGCCCGTGATGTGGAAATCAGTTTTCTCCGCGTTCGCGGCGGCAATGGTGCTGCCGTTGGCGTTGCGGCTTGCGCGGCCCGGCCGACCGCTCGGCTGGCGCATAGCGGTAGTGGCGATCTTCGTCGCCGCAGCGATCCTGGCCACCGTCATCGCGCTGATGGGCGAAGCGCCGCAGGACCGGATGGACGCTTGGATGGGCGGCGGCTTTCCGTGGTGCCTGGTGTTGGTGCCCGTGCTTGCGGCGCCGACGGCGGCGCTGCTGCTCTGGCTGATCCGAGGGCTCGCGCCGACACGGCTTGCACTGACAGGGGCTGCGATCGGAGCGGTGTCTGGCGGTATCGGCGCAATGGCTTATTCGATGTATTGCCCTGTGGATTCCATTGCGTTCGTCACGACGTGGTACGTCGCGGCGATCGCGTTGTGCGCGGCGCTTGGGGGCTTGATCGGCTCCAAATTTTTGCGGTGGTGA
- a CDS encoding 3-hydroxybutyryl-CoA dehydrogenase: MIGAGQMGSGIAHVCALAGYDVLLNDADGARIDVAMGLIQQNLARQVHKETITQSDADSAFKRIKGAAKLTDLGACDLVIESIVEQEEPKRKIFHDLRAVLKPEAILASNTSSISITRLAATTDRPDKFIGVHFMNPAPLMKLVEIIRGLATSQESYDTTLAFVESLGKTIANAEDFPAFIVNRVLVPMINEAVYTLYEGVGSVEAIDKAMKLGANHPMGPLELADFIGLDTCLSIMQVLYEGLADPKYRPCPLLVKYVEAGWLGRKTQRGFYDYRGEKPMPTR; encoded by the coding sequence GTGATCGGCGCCGGCCAAATGGGCAGCGGCATCGCGCATGTCTGTGCGCTCGCCGGTTACGACGTGCTGCTGAACGACGCCGACGGCGCGCGCATCGATGTTGCGATGGGACTGATCCAGCAGAACCTCGCGCGTCAGGTTCACAAGGAAACCATCACGCAGTCCGACGCCGATTCCGCGTTCAAACGGATCAAAGGCGCGGCGAAGCTGACTGATCTCGGCGCCTGCGATCTCGTGATTGAATCGATCGTCGAGCAAGAAGAGCCGAAGCGGAAAATTTTCCACGATCTGCGCGCGGTGCTGAAGCCCGAAGCGATCTTGGCCTCCAACACGTCGTCGATTTCGATCACGCGCCTCGCGGCGACCACGGATCGGCCGGATAAGTTCATCGGCGTTCATTTCATGAACCCCGCACCGTTGATGAAGCTCGTGGAAATCATCCGCGGCCTCGCGACCAGCCAAGAGAGCTACGACACGACGCTCGCGTTCGTGGAAAGCCTGGGCAAGACGATCGCCAACGCCGAGGACTTCCCCGCCTTCATCGTCAACCGCGTGCTGGTGCCGATGATCAACGAGGCGGTTTATACTTTGTACGAAGGCGTCGGCTCGGTTGAAGCGATCGACAAAGCAATGAAGCTCGGCGCCAATCATCCGATGGGGCCGCTTGAGCTTGCGGATTTCATCGGCCTCGATACCTGCCTTTCGATCATGCAAGTGCTCTACGAAGGCCTTGCCGATCCGAAGTATCGCCCGTGTCCGCTGTTGGTGAAATACGTCGAGGCCGGCTGGCTCGGCCGCAAGACGCAGCGCGGCTTCTACGATTATCGCGGCGAAAAGCCGATGCCGACGCGCTAG
- a CDS encoding electron transfer flavoprotein beta subunit has product MKILVPVKRVLDYNLKVRVKPDGSGVDLSNLKMSINPFCEIAVEEAVRMKEGGGGHAANPGAEIIAVSIGPEQAQETIRNALAMGADRGILIKAEGEVEPLAVAKLLKAVIDAEQPNIVILGKQAIDDDSNQTGQMLAALLDWPQATFASKIVLHDGKAAVTREVDGGLQTLDVDLPAIITTDLRLNEPRYASLPNIMKAKKKPIDVKTAADYGVDTSPRLKAVKTAEPPKRSGGIKVKTAEELVGKLKEAGVI; this is encoded by the coding sequence ATGAAAATCCTCGTCCCCGTCAAACGGGTGCTCGATTACAATTTGAAGGTCCGGGTGAAGCCGGATGGGTCCGGCGTCGATCTCTCCAACCTGAAGATGTCGATCAACCCGTTCTGCGAAATCGCGGTCGAAGAGGCCGTGCGCATGAAGGAAGGCGGCGGCGGTCACGCGGCCAATCCGGGCGCCGAGATCATTGCCGTGTCGATTGGGCCTGAGCAAGCGCAGGAGACGATCCGCAACGCGCTCGCCATGGGCGCCGATCGCGGCATCCTGATCAAAGCCGAAGGCGAAGTTGAGCCGCTGGCGGTTGCGAAACTGCTGAAGGCAGTAATCGACGCCGAACAGCCCAACATCGTCATCCTCGGCAAACAAGCCATCGACGATGACTCGAACCAGACGGGGCAGATGCTGGCCGCTCTGCTCGACTGGCCGCAAGCGACGTTCGCCTCAAAGATCGTGCTGCACGACGGCAAGGCCGCGGTAACGCGCGAAGTGGATGGCGGCCTGCAAACGCTCGACGTCGACCTGCCGGCGATCATCACCACCGACCTTCGCTTGAACGAGCCGCGTTACGCCTCGCTGCCGAACATCATGAAGGCGAAGAAAAAGCCGATCGACGTGAAAACCGCCGCCGATTACGGCGTCGACACCAGTCCGCGCCTGAAGGCGGTGAAAACCGCCGAACCGCCGAAGCGCTCGGGCGGCATCAAAGTGAAAACCGCCGAGGAATTGGTCGGCAAGCTCAAAGAAGCAGGAGTGATCTGA
- a CDS encoding hydroxyacylglutathione hydrolase: MKRQRIVIIGGGFSGAALALELVNTTGARVTVIDRYGGFGRGLAYSTQNFAHLLNVHAERMSVLPDAPDDFWNWLRERGHNAPRDAYAPRALYGDYLGERLRVTGHFAAPDSLKLVHDEAVSCHLTAKLVHIGLASGKTIAADRAILALGNLAAAAPFDASALGATRFIASPWDAGALANVAPQEDVLLIGAGLTMVDTALALTRAPRTGKLYALSRRGLLPRPQPERHAAAIDLERLPAELSELLGMLRKKARAAIAGGGQWQDVMNAMRPKTQPLWRRWPLETRRRFLRHARIWWDVHRHRAAPGAAGEIEALQRSGALTVLAGRIESVLPTGDGVRVTWRPRGARASQTLNAARIVNCTGASADVARCEDALIRQILADGIARPDATGLGFDVNAGSELIDARGAPSSRLHAIGPLTQGSFWEITAVPEIRRRAHEIAQSIVHASVTPQS, encoded by the coding sequence GTGAAGCGTCAGCGCATCGTCATTATCGGCGGCGGATTCAGCGGCGCGGCGCTCGCGCTCGAACTCGTCAACACCACGGGCGCGCGCGTCACGGTGATCGACCGCTACGGCGGCTTCGGACGCGGCCTCGCCTACTCGACCCAGAATTTCGCGCACCTGCTGAACGTCCATGCGGAGCGCATGAGCGTGTTGCCAGACGCACCGGACGATTTCTGGAACTGGCTGCGCGAGCGCGGCCACAATGCGCCGCGCGACGCCTACGCGCCGCGCGCGCTCTACGGCGACTATCTTGGAGAACGACTGAGGGTCACCGGCCATTTCGCGGCGCCGGATTCGCTGAAGCTGGTGCATGACGAAGCCGTGTCGTGTCATTTGACCGCGAAACTTGTTCACATCGGCTTGGCGTCCGGCAAAACGATCGCCGCCGATCGCGCGATCTTGGCGCTCGGCAATCTCGCCGCTGCTGCGCCTTTCGATGCAAGCGCGCTTGGCGCGACGCGCTTTATCGCAAGTCCTTGGGACGCAGGCGCGCTTGCAAACGTCGCGCCGCAAGAAGATGTGCTCCTCATTGGCGCGGGGCTGACCATGGTGGATACGGCGCTCGCGCTGACGAGAGCGCCGCGAACTGGCAAACTCTACGCGCTCTCACGGCGCGGCCTGCTCCCACGTCCACAGCCGGAGCGGCATGCCGCCGCAATTGACCTTGAGCGCCTGCCCGCGGAACTGAGCGAACTACTGGGCATGCTGCGCAAGAAAGCGCGCGCCGCGATCGCTGGCGGCGGGCAATGGCAAGACGTGATGAACGCCATGCGCCCAAAGACGCAGCCCTTGTGGCGACGCTGGCCACTTGAAACGCGCCGGCGTTTCCTGCGCCACGCGCGTATCTGGTGGGACGTGCACCGCCACCGCGCCGCGCCCGGTGCGGCGGGTGAAATCGAAGCCTTGCAACGATCAGGCGCGCTGACTGTGCTCGCGGGCCGAATTGAAAGCGTTTTGCCTACTGGCGACGGCGTGCGCGTGACGTGGCGCCCGCGCGGCGCGCGTGCGAGCCAAACGCTCAACGCCGCCCGTATCGTCAATTGCACGGGAGCGTCAGCGGATGTTGCGCGCTGCGAAGACGCTTTGATCCGGCAAATCCTCGCCGACGGAATCGCTCGCCCCGACGCCACCGGCTTGGGTTTCGACGTCAACGCGGGCAGCGAGCTGATTGACGCGCGCGGCGCGCCCTCTTCGCGCCTGCACGCGATCGGCCCGCTGACGCAGGGGAGCTTCTGGGAGATTACAGCCGTGCCAGAAATCCGCCGGCGCGCGCATGAAATCGCGCAATCGATCGTCCACGCCTCGGTGACGCCGCAGAGCTAG
- a CDS encoding SAM-dependent methyltransferases, translating to MADKPTALEDRGADVRLRSPSAARNREPVLGVLRRVLPADGRVLEIASGTGEHAIHFARAMPGLTWRSSDPDAASRASIVAWIESEGLANILPPLEIDTRSANWGIEDERFDAIVSLNMIHIAPWEAALGLIDGAARLLKANGVLFLYGPFKRDGAHTAPSNEAFDASLKSRDPSWGVRDVGDVAREAQRKGFSLMEIEEMPANNLCVVFAR from the coding sequence ATGGCCGACAAACCCACCGCGCTTGAGGATCGTGGCGCCGATGTGCGCCTGCGTTCGCCTTCTGCTGCGCGCAATCGCGAGCCCGTGCTGGGCGTCTTGCGCCGCGTGCTGCCGGCGGATGGGCGCGTATTGGAAATCGCATCTGGCACGGGCGAGCACGCAATCCATTTCGCGCGGGCGATGCCGGGGCTCACGTGGCGCAGTAGCGACCCCGACGCCGCCTCGCGCGCCAGCATCGTGGCCTGGATCGAGAGCGAGGGGTTGGCCAATATTCTACCGCCGCTCGAGATCGATACCCGCAGCGCCAATTGGGGGATCGAGGACGAACGTTTCGACGCCATCGTGTCGCTCAACATGATCCATATCGCGCCGTGGGAAGCGGCGCTGGGCCTCATCGACGGCGCGGCGCGGTTGCTCAAGGCGAACGGCGTGCTTTTTCTCTACGGTCCATTCAAACGCGATGGGGCGCACACCGCCCCCTCCAACGAAGCCTTCGATGCATCCTTGAAATCGCGCGATCCGTCGTGGGGCGTGCGTGATGTCGGCGATGTTGCGCGCGAAGCACAGCGCAAGGGCTTCTCGCTGATGGAGATCGAGGAGATGCCGGCGAACAATTTGTGCGTGGTGTTTGCCCGTTAG